In bacterium, the genomic window TAGGGCTGGGCCGGCGCCGCGTAAGACCATGACCATTTCTTCCCATGATGCATCCGTTCTATCAAAGTCAGTCTTTTGGTATGTCGGCGGTATATGGTCGACGTGAATTTCACCGACGATTCGCCCCCCGACAGTCGTGCCGAGTTCCTTAGGGTACTCAAGATGTGTTCTGCCGGTCATTGGATTACGAAAGCCAAACAGAGAAGTATCGCCGATCAGTATTTTCCTTCCATTGCGAATAAAATCAATGCCGAAGTCTTCTGGCTCGGCGTATCTTTGAATTCCGAGCCAGCCATGTATTCTTCTCTCGCGTTGGACTATTCCCTTGGGAAGCGCTCCTTTCTCGCGATGGAAAGTCTTGTACTCGTTTTCTTCAGATTCCGTAACATATCTGTTTCGGTCTGTGTCAAACAGTGCGATCCCCAGATTTTCATCGATTTCTATCACAGCTGGTACTGGTTCTCCCTTGTGGGTAACGTATCGATCAGTACCCCAAACGCAGTGTTGAATACGTTGCAAACGGGTGCCCTGGACCAGCACTTCGATATCTGTAGTGTTCAAAATTGGAGAATATATTGTCTCAAGCTGACGTTTAATTTCTCGACCCCGATTTCGAAGTTCATTGAACAGACCTGGTTTGAGTTTCGACACTCGAACAAGCGTTCCGTGCTCAGATTTCAATTGTTTTGGTAATCGAATTACCGGAGCGTCGTATGTACCACGCCCAATAAGATGATCGAAGTCGATTTCGACCCCAACCCATTCCGATGTACCTTCTTCAGATGACATCACAAGTGTCTTCTCGCCAAGTCGAGCTGTCGCGATGTTGAATCCCATCCCGAAAAGACCCAGAAATGAAATGGGGTCATTCGTCGAGTATCCTGCCGCACCGCACTTCTGGAGCACATCCAAACTCATTCCGGGCCCAGTGTCTTTGACTTCCAGGGCTCTATCGCCTTCTGCGACATTGTCACGAGACCATGAGACAATAATTCGTTTGTCGTCATCAGGTCGTGCCAGATCCCAAGGTTTGCCTAGACTATCCATCGAATTGTCTACCAATTCTGCAATACACTGCCAAGCTGCAAACGGAATTTCGCCAAGCGTTCTAAGAATGCGTGGGTTTGGGGTTATGTTAACATGTTCTGTCATGAGCGGGATGACCTCGTGAGTATCTTCGATCTTATCGATTCTTATGAATGCTATCCAGATATCGCTTCACAGTTTGAGCTACACGGTACGCTAGAACTGGTGGGACGGCGTTCCCAATTTGCATTATGTTAGAAGTTGCGGAATGCTCGAACACGAAGCTATCCGGAAAAGTCTGTAGTCGAGCACACTCGCGCACTGTTAAGCGCCGAGGAAGCACATAATGGAATTGGATTCTCGACTTCGCATTTGCCCGCACAGTGTATCCTGGTAGGTCTCTTCGGCTTTTTTCATCGCCTTGCCCATTACCGCGTTTTGCGGTCGAGGCCAAAAAGTATTGACTCTGATTTGGAATTGATTCATCTGTGATTTTTTCTAGATCGCGAATCGCCCACTCAATGGAATTCGGCGAGTCAGCATGAGACGATAGTGGTTGCGCAGGAAAGCCTGGTAGGTCTTCCCGTACTGCTACGATAAAAAGTCTTTTCCGAGTCTGCGGCACTCCAAAGTCGGCAGCATTTAGAGACCACACCTCCACGCGATAGCCAACTTGCCTAATAGCTTCAAGAATCGTCTTCAGCACGGTCCCACCATGCATTTTTGCAAGGTGACGAACATTCTCCGCAATCATGGTCATCGGCTGATGGTGACTAAGATAATCGACCATTACCTCGTAGAGACGGCCTCTGCTAGAACGCAATCCTCTTTTGGGGCCACAAGACGAGAAGTCTTGACATGGGAACCCCCCTATCAGAATGTCAGCAGGCGGAATTTCCGAAGGATTTGTTGTTGCAAGGTCTTTCATCAGAATATGGTCGCCAATCATGTTTGCGTAGGTATGCACAGATTTTTGATCGTTGTCAAATGCACCAACTATGTCAAAGGGCAACCGACGAAACCGTTCTCCTTTGTATTCGAAACCGCCAATGAAGCCTAGATCAAGCCCGCCGCAACCCGAAAAAAGGGACGTGATTGTGTACCGCATTGGAAGTTTGCTTGTGGTCGGTCTCTTTGTCATTCGTGAAATTGACGGAGTTGGATTGGGTCGTTGTACTCGTGGCGAGACGAACTGAACTGGCCTGGCCGTTTAAGTAGTCAGGCTTGTCATATCCATTTGGATTCGACACGACCTGAGTCAAGGCGAATCCCCCTGTGGCACTGGAAATTCCTCAGAATCCGCGCTTTGTAAGCGGGGTTATGCGTGTCGAAATGTAGATGGCTGGCAAACCTCAGGTAGGGTGTTGCACAATGAACATATTTCTGCTGGCTTTTGCAAGCAAAACCATAAGCGAAATCACTTCGAAATCTGGCGAGAACAGAATGTTACAACAGGGTAATTGCATCACAGCGTTGTTGTCGCCATAACTTCGGGCGGCACACAAGTTTTAACCTGGTGACTCGTCGGGATGTCGCGTTTCTAACGTGGGAATAATTCTGTTGCGACGAATTCTAATCCGTGCCGAATTTGTGGGTGATTTGCAATCAAAGGGTAGTTAACGAAACCTTTGGCCGTGGGATATTCACGACTAGTAATTCCAAGCCCAGTTCCAAGCTGCGTTTCTCTTAATCTTGAAAAGTCCAACCAGTGGCCTTCAGCTGTGCGTTTATAATTTTGCGCGCTTTCTACTCTGGTGTGGAACTGCGTCGGGAGTTTGGTGAAAAATACTCTGGGGCGGATTGCGTAGGATGGACCGTAACTCCTCAATCTACAAATACATTGGTGCTAATTCAATAGTTCACGGCATGTTGGTGAAGTCTGTGGTGGTATGTAAGACCCGCTGGGGCCTTCAGCTAACAAAGGTACTCTGCCAGAGCGTCGAATTCGGTCGTACCGGACGGGTAATCCTGAAATTCGAGTTCGTAATCCGAACACGCATAAGCCACCTGGATGGCCTGTTAATTAAGAACTTAACTTACTTTTTGGGCCGTAGAGTACAGTTTCCCCCGTAACTCCATAAAAAACAGCCTCTCGAAATTCGCCCACTTTACGAAGTCGCCGCCCATCGGCAGATCAATAGTAGATCGCCAGAAGTCGCCCTGTTTTTCAGAGGTGAAGGTTCCTTGTCAGCTGCTAATCGGTCTAGAATCTGGCATAAGAAGGGGTAAGCAACCCCTAACCCTTAGGCCAAAGGAAAAACCATGGAAGAGGAACAGACCGAAGTCACTGATGAAGTTACCTACGAAATCGA contains:
- the dcm gene encoding DNA (cytosine-5-)-methyltransferase, translated to MRYTITSLFSGCGGLDLGFIGGFEYKGERFRRLPFDIVGAFDNDQKSVHTYANMIGDHILMKDLATTNPSEIPPADILIGGFPCQDFSSCGPKRGLRSSRGRLYEVMVDYLSHHQPMTMIAENVRHLAKMHGGTVLKTILEAIRQVGYRVEVWSLNAADFGVPQTRKRLFIVAVREDLPGFPAQPLSSHADSPNSIEWAIRDLEKITDESIPNQSQYFLASTAKRGNGQGDEKSRRDLPGYTVRANAKSRIQFHYVLPRRLTVRECARLQTFPDSFVFEHSATSNIMQIGNAVPPVLAYRVAQTVKRYLDSIHKNR